From a single Planctellipticum variicoloris genomic region:
- a CDS encoding cupin domain-containing protein — protein MAIPHAQPGELIDLQPLGDRLAESRTTVLIKTEALEVIRLVLPAGKELPEHRARGPITVQGLEGRVAFQTGDTSCELTAGTLISLLPGQPHALQALEDSSLLLTIVLGEKPAPGAK, from the coding sequence ATGGCCATTCCGCACGCACAACCGGGCGAGCTGATTGATCTTCAGCCGCTGGGAGACCGGCTCGCCGAATCCCGGACGACCGTGCTGATCAAGACGGAGGCGTTGGAAGTCATCCGGCTCGTCCTGCCCGCAGGGAAGGAACTCCCCGAGCACCGGGCGCGAGGTCCCATCACGGTGCAGGGCCTGGAAGGCCGGGTCGCCTTCCAGACCGGCGACACGAGCTGCGAACTGACCGCCGGGACGCTGATCTCCCTGCTCCCGGGCCAGCCCCACGCGCTCCAGGCGCTGGAGGATTCGTCGCTGCTGCTGACGATCGTGCTGGGCGAGAAACCGGCGCCTGGAGCAAAGTGA
- a CDS encoding type II toxin-antitoxin system PemK/MazF family toxin, translating into MGVSAAGEIVLVPFPFSDLSATKVRPAIRLADAGRGDWILCQVTSNPYGDPEAIPLVTSDFSHGAMQVSSFARPGKLFTANASLIGRSVATLDEAALRKIVDAIIALLRP; encoded by the coding sequence ATGGGCGTATCTGCAGCCGGAGAAATAGTCCTCGTTCCATTTCCGTTTTCGGACCTGTCGGCCACGAAAGTTCGTCCGGCAATCCGACTGGCGGACGCTGGACGAGGCGACTGGATCCTGTGCCAGGTCACCAGCAATCCTTACGGTGATCCCGAAGCCATACCTCTGGTTACCAGCGATTTTTCCCACGGGGCTATGCAGGTCTCCAGTTTCGCCCGTCCCGGTAAACTCTTTACGGCGAACGCGTCGTTGATCGGGCGATCCGTCGCCACGCTTGACGAAGCTGCTCTCCGCAAGATTGTCGATGCGATCATCGCTCTGCTTCGTCCGTGA
- a CDS encoding sialidase family protein yields MIIGIERTPGGRLWACWVGNGDSPNGFFMLATSDDGGATWSKPRVVIDPTDPPGAPQRRSLVGNLWTDPKGCLWCFFDQSLGYFDGRAGDWFIRCDNPDAVEPTWTEPVRFADGCTLNKPTVLSNGDWLLPVSLWTRDRIGPALLKDAHRDLDGIRMANVFASTDEGQTWTRRGGVAFPGTDFDEHMLVELKDGRLWMLARTKGGISEAFSADCGVTWETPRPASIQNVSARFFLRRLASGNLLLVKNGPLDVRLPRRSSLTAFLSKDDGKTWPHQLLLDDRAEVSYPDGIQAPDGTIHILYDWNRHTDAEILLAKFREEDLVAGRFNSRGAKPRMLVNKAYAPKLPREIVPDPKWTAQAAADATQDRTAIPYDGVSPNKMVCDTTLRELPDGSWGLFLLAGDDFEPSPKNYTGITRSFDQGKTWSKLEPMETGLPRSGLTTGQCVTEVMVRDGRCTAFLSTHSETWGRDWKTWVLHSDDNCRTWSQPVPAPGRLANFTFLRNHIVTRDGRILVPFQHYVGPPEGTPPPPAEEKPWHGALRHYVSNPRNGVLISSDGGKTWSEHGDVRLTPNERYHGWAENNIVELSDGRIAMIIRADGLGGVLFYAESKDGGKTWPEYARVTKVPNPGSKATLYPLGGDRVAMLHNPNSKHRSPLALWVSFDGMKTWPYQRVLAPESVDGPKGRLNYPDGFVSRDGKFLHFAFDDNRHRAVYYGAKLPER; encoded by the coding sequence ATGATTATCGGGATCGAGCGGACTCCCGGCGGGCGGCTGTGGGCGTGCTGGGTTGGCAATGGGGACAGCCCCAATGGGTTCTTCATGCTGGCTACCAGCGACGACGGCGGCGCGACGTGGTCGAAGCCGCGCGTGGTCATCGATCCGACCGATCCGCCGGGCGCTCCCCAGCGGCGGTCGCTTGTCGGCAATCTCTGGACCGATCCCAAGGGGTGCCTCTGGTGCTTCTTCGATCAGAGCCTGGGCTACTTCGACGGGCGGGCCGGGGACTGGTTCATCCGCTGCGACAACCCCGACGCCGTCGAGCCGACCTGGACCGAGCCGGTCCGCTTCGCCGACGGCTGCACGCTCAACAAGCCGACGGTGCTGAGCAACGGCGACTGGCTGCTGCCGGTCTCTCTCTGGACCCGCGACCGCATCGGCCCCGCTTTGCTCAAGGACGCTCACCGCGACCTCGACGGCATCCGCATGGCGAACGTTTTTGCCTCGACCGATGAAGGGCAGACCTGGACCCGTCGGGGCGGCGTCGCCTTCCCTGGCACCGACTTTGACGAACACATGCTCGTCGAACTCAAGGACGGCCGATTATGGATGCTGGCCCGGACGAAGGGGGGGATCAGCGAAGCGTTCTCCGCCGACTGTGGCGTGACGTGGGAGACGCCACGGCCTGCTTCGATCCAGAACGTCAGTGCGCGGTTCTTCCTGCGCCGGCTGGCATCGGGGAATCTGCTGCTGGTCAAGAACGGCCCGCTCGACGTCCGGCTTCCTCGCCGGTCGAGTCTCACGGCGTTTCTGTCGAAGGACGACGGCAAAACGTGGCCGCATCAGCTTCTGCTGGACGATCGGGCGGAGGTCTCCTATCCCGACGGCATTCAGGCACCCGACGGCACGATCCACATTCTGTACGACTGGAACCGGCACACCGACGCCGAGATTCTGCTGGCAAAGTTCCGCGAAGAGGACCTTGTCGCCGGCCGGTTCAACTCGCGCGGCGCGAAGCCTCGGATGCTCGTCAACAAGGCGTATGCACCCAAGCTACCGCGGGAAATTGTCCCAGATCCAAAGTGGACCGCTCAGGCGGCGGCCGATGCTACGCAGGACCGGACGGCGATTCCGTATGACGGCGTCTCGCCGAACAAAATGGTCTGCGACACGACGCTTCGCGAGCTTCCCGATGGGTCGTGGGGGCTGTTTCTGCTCGCCGGGGATGACTTTGAACCCTCGCCGAAGAATTACACCGGCATCACTCGCAGTTTCGATCAAGGAAAGACCTGGTCCAAGCTCGAACCGATGGAGACGGGGCTACCGCGCTCGGGGTTGACGACCGGGCAGTGCGTGACCGAGGTGATGGTGCGTGACGGCCGCTGCACGGCGTTTCTGTCGACGCACTCGGAGACGTGGGGGCGGGACTGGAAGACCTGGGTTCTGCACAGCGACGACAATTGCCGGACGTGGTCGCAGCCGGTTCCCGCGCCCGGGCGACTGGCGAACTTCACGTTTCTGCGCAATCACATTGTGACTCGCGACGGGCGGATCTTGGTGCCGTTCCAGCACTACGTTGGCCCGCCCGAGGGAACTCCGCCCCCGCCGGCGGAGGAGAAACCGTGGCACGGTGCGCTGCGGCATTACGTCAGCAATCCCCGCAACGGCGTGCTGATCAGCAGCGATGGCGGGAAGACCTGGAGCGAACACGGGGACGTCCGTTTGACTCCCAACGAGCGCTATCACGGCTGGGCCGAGAACAACATTGTCGAATTGAGCGACGGCCGGATTGCGATGATCATCCGAGCTGACGGCCTGGGGGGCGTGCTGTTTTATGCCGAGTCGAAAGACGGCGGAAAGACCTGGCCGGAGTATGCCCGCGTGACGAAGGTCCCCAATCCCGGCAGCAAGGCGACCCTCTACCCGCTGGGTGGCGACCGGGTGGCGATGCTGCACAATCCAAACTCAAAGCATCGCAGCCCGCTGGCGTTGTGGGTGAGTTTTGACGGGATGAAGACTTGGCCGTATCAGCGGGTGCTGGCGCCGGAGTCGGTGGATGGACCGAAGGGGCGGCTGAATTATCCGGACGGCTTTGTCAGCCGGGACGGGAAGTTTCTGCACTTTGCCTTCGACGATAATCGGCATCGGGCGGTGTATTACGGGGCGAAGTTGCCGGAGAGGTAG
- a CDS encoding TIGR00300 family protein — protein MDRILMCPPDGYGVNYVINPWMEGQQGRVDLGRARTEWQRLHHEISVRARVELITPPTLDDNLPDMVFTANAGLILEDAAVLSQFRFAERQGEEPRFSRWLESAGFRVITLPGDRPFEGEGDALIQPGQPLLWLGHGVRSSLESAPFVAEELRLEVVPLRLVDPRYYHLDTCFCPLTDGRLLWLPSAFDDASRKVVQQRISADHRIEASERDGELFACNALQLGHDLLLNDCTPALEAALANQNLRVIRCPVPSFLQAGGGVKCLTLRLQQPSVPAKREAACAVRTTQVVLRGHLIDTGLLNQAVSLVADRGLGCRVEKFEPGQRHDQHSIAQLRLTAADPDVLQVVLSELMSLGAQPVDPEADARLEPAPADGVAPEGFYATTIYPTSVRVRGEWSLAEEQRMDAVLVAGGSHGSGVRCALIRDLKQGDPVVCDIAGVRVEPKLVRGREGQDAFGFMTGSASSERRVETAVRELAWEMKKIRERGGRIAVVGGPVVIHTGGGPHLERLVRAGYVQALLSGNALAVHDLESQMFGTSLGVDLARGKGVHEGHTHHLRTINRIRRAGSIAQAVEQRLVTGGLMHACVTSGVDVVLAGSIRDDGPLPDTLMDLVEAQSAYAKALKGCEMVLMLSTMLHSIGVGNMTPAGVKLVCVDINPAVVTKLADRGSLESVGIVTDVGLFLNLLTRELLG, from the coding sequence ATGGACCGGATTCTGATGTGTCCGCCCGACGGCTATGGCGTCAATTACGTCATCAACCCGTGGATGGAAGGCCAGCAGGGGCGGGTCGATCTCGGCCGCGCCCGCACCGAGTGGCAGCGGCTGCATCACGAGATCAGCGTCCGGGCTCGCGTCGAATTGATCACGCCCCCCACACTCGATGACAACCTGCCCGACATGGTCTTCACCGCCAACGCCGGGCTGATCCTCGAAGACGCCGCCGTCCTCAGCCAATTCCGCTTCGCCGAACGCCAGGGGGAAGAACCCCGCTTCTCGCGCTGGCTCGAATCGGCCGGCTTCCGCGTCATCACCCTCCCCGGCGACCGCCCCTTCGAAGGCGAAGGCGACGCCCTCATCCAGCCGGGACAGCCGCTCCTCTGGCTCGGCCACGGCGTCCGCTCCAGCCTCGAATCGGCCCCCTTCGTCGCCGAAGAACTCCGGCTCGAAGTCGTCCCGCTCCGGCTCGTCGACCCGCGCTACTACCACCTCGACACCTGCTTCTGCCCCCTCACCGACGGCCGGCTCCTCTGGCTCCCCAGCGCCTTCGACGACGCCAGCCGGAAGGTCGTCCAGCAGCGGATCTCCGCAGACCACCGCATCGAAGCCAGCGAGCGCGACGGCGAACTGTTCGCCTGCAACGCCCTGCAGCTCGGCCACGATCTGCTCCTCAACGACTGCACCCCCGCCCTGGAAGCGGCCCTCGCCAACCAGAACCTCCGCGTCATCCGCTGCCCCGTCCCCAGCTTCCTCCAGGCCGGCGGAGGCGTGAAATGCCTCACGCTCCGGCTCCAGCAGCCCTCCGTCCCGGCGAAGCGCGAAGCCGCCTGTGCCGTGCGGACCACGCAAGTCGTCCTGCGCGGACATCTCATTGATACCGGTCTGCTCAATCAGGCCGTCTCGCTCGTCGCCGACCGGGGACTCGGCTGCCGCGTCGAAAAGTTCGAACCCGGCCAGCGCCACGATCAGCATTCCATCGCCCAGCTCCGCCTGACCGCCGCCGACCCCGATGTGCTGCAGGTCGTCCTCAGCGAACTGATGTCGCTCGGCGCCCAGCCCGTCGATCCCGAAGCCGACGCCCGTCTCGAACCGGCCCCCGCCGACGGCGTCGCCCCCGAAGGCTTCTACGCCACGACGATCTACCCCACCAGCGTCCGCGTTCGCGGCGAATGGTCGCTGGCGGAGGAACAGCGGATGGACGCCGTACTGGTCGCCGGCGGCAGCCACGGGTCAGGCGTGCGATGCGCCCTGATCCGCGACCTGAAACAGGGAGATCCCGTTGTCTGCGACATCGCCGGGGTCCGCGTCGAGCCGAAGCTGGTCCGCGGCCGGGAAGGCCAGGATGCCTTCGGCTTCATGACCGGCTCCGCGAGCAGCGAACGCCGGGTGGAAACCGCCGTCCGCGAACTGGCCTGGGAGATGAAAAAGATTCGCGAACGAGGCGGCCGAATCGCCGTCGTCGGCGGCCCGGTGGTGATTCACACGGGAGGCGGTCCGCACCTTGAACGGCTGGTCCGTGCCGGCTATGTGCAGGCGCTGTTGTCGGGTAATGCCCTGGCGGTCCACGATCTCGAAAGCCAGATGTTCGGCACCAGCCTCGGCGTCGACCTCGCCCGTGGCAAGGGAGTCCACGAGGGACACACGCATCACCTGCGAACGATCAACCGCATCCGCCGGGCGGGCTCCATCGCCCAAGCGGTCGAGCAGCGCCTGGTCACCGGCGGCCTGATGCACGCCTGCGTCACGAGCGGCGTCGACGTCGTCCTCGCCGGTTCCATCCGCGACGACGGCCCCCTCCCCGACACGCTGATGGACCTGGTCGAAGCCCAGTCTGCCTATGCGAAGGCGCTCAAAGGCTGCGAAATGGTCCTGATGCTCTCGACGATGCTCCATTCCATCGGCGTGGGAAACATGACCCCGGCGGGTGTGAAGCTCGTCTGCGTCGACATCAACCCGGCGGTCGTGACGAAGCTCGCCGACCGCGGCAGCCTGGAAAGCGTCGGCATCGTAACCGACGTAGGACTGTTCCTGAACCTGCTGACACGCGAACTGCTGGGATAA
- the hmpA gene encoding NO-inducible flavohemoprotein: MLSENTIQIVKATAPAVASHAEAITRRFYSLMFTGNPEVKAFFNQAHQHSGGQQRALAGAICAYASNIDNLGALGPAVELIAQKHCSLGIQAEHYPIVGKHLLVAIKDVLGDAATDEVIAAWGEAYGFLADIFIQREAEIYQAQAAAPGGWAGYRQFVVERKTPESEIVTSFYLRPADGGPLPSFQPGQYITVKIDHPTTPTSPRNYSLSDRPDAGHYRISVKREPSPVADAPAGLISNYLHEHVREGDTLQIGPPCGEFTLNPAQVNGRPIVLLSGGIGVTPVLSMLKSLAAQQVSTPVYFIHAARNSRVHALGQEARQTATECPAIQTHFRYDQPLEDDVRERRCDSAGVIDNALLNELVPHDDAEFYFCGPKPFMVGLYQELKNRGVDEARIHFEFFGPRQDITAAGSIA, from the coding sequence ATGCTCAGCGAGAACACGATTCAGATTGTCAAAGCCACGGCCCCCGCGGTCGCCTCGCACGCTGAGGCCATCACCCGCCGGTTCTACTCCCTGATGTTCACGGGAAACCCGGAAGTCAAAGCCTTCTTCAATCAGGCGCACCAGCATTCCGGCGGACAGCAGCGGGCCCTCGCTGGGGCCATCTGCGCGTACGCATCCAACATCGACAATCTGGGAGCGCTCGGCCCCGCCGTCGAACTGATCGCCCAGAAGCACTGCTCGCTGGGGATCCAGGCCGAACATTACCCCATCGTCGGCAAGCACCTGCTGGTCGCCATCAAGGATGTCCTCGGGGACGCAGCCACCGACGAAGTCATCGCCGCCTGGGGCGAGGCCTACGGGTTCCTGGCCGACATCTTCATCCAGCGCGAAGCCGAAATCTATCAGGCCCAGGCCGCGGCTCCAGGGGGCTGGGCCGGCTATCGTCAGTTCGTCGTCGAGCGCAAGACGCCCGAAAGCGAAATCGTCACCTCGTTCTACCTCCGCCCGGCGGACGGCGGCCCGCTGCCCAGCTTCCAGCCCGGCCAGTACATCACGGTCAAGATCGACCATCCCACCACGCCCACGTCGCCCCGCAACTACAGCCTGTCCGACCGCCCCGATGCCGGCCACTACCGCATCAGCGTCAAACGCGAGCCGAGCCCAGTCGCGGACGCCCCCGCCGGCTTGATTTCCAACTATCTGCACGAGCACGTCCGCGAAGGGGACACGCTGCAGATCGGCCCCCCCTGCGGCGAATTCACCCTCAATCCCGCCCAGGTCAACGGCCGACCCATCGTACTCCTCTCCGGCGGCATCGGCGTCACCCCCGTGCTGTCGATGCTCAAGAGCCTTGCGGCGCAGCAGGTCTCCACGCCGGTCTATTTCATCCACGCCGCCCGCAACAGCCGAGTCCACGCGCTCGGTCAGGAAGCCCGACAGACGGCCACGGAGTGCCCGGCGATCCAGACGCACTTCCGCTACGACCAGCCGCTGGAAGACGACGTCCGCGAGCGGCGCTGCGACAGCGCCGGCGTCATCGACAACGCGCTGCTCAACGAACTGGTGCCGCACGACGACGCCGAGTTCTACTTCTGCGGTCCCAAGCCGTTCATGGTCGGTCTGTACCAGGAATTGAAGAACCGCGGCGTCGACGAAGCCCGGATCCACTTCGAGTTCTTCGGCCCGCGGCAGGATATCACGGCAGCGGGCTCCATCGCCTGA
- a CDS encoding PDDEXK nuclease domain-containing protein, whose amino-acid sequence MKKRPTKKRPTRDSKSTGALAGRRKTLPPAVSKAKASAKDFEAVLRLIDASRTRAVAAVNTALIELYWKIGQFISRRIAGAGWGQGTVEALAEHIRRQQPNARGFSASNLWRMMQFFETYRDLSKLAALLRELPWSHHLAILSRCKRDEERQFYLQRAIIERWSLRELQRQLNGALYERVALAGPNLAPALRDTRPEAAAIFKDSYLVEFLNLPIEHSEADLEQALIEQLRKFLIELGRDFCFVGRQFPLQVGRRDFAIDLLFFNRALNCLVAFELKIEEFQPEHLGKLEFYLEALDRNVKKPHEQPSIGVLLCATRDHEVVEYALSRAASPALVAEYQTRLPDRKLLQAKLHDFYAFAESQAGAQSPRKLKRTTKRSV is encoded by the coding sequence ATGAAGAAGCGACCGACGAAGAAGCGACCGACAAGGGACAGCAAATCGACCGGCGCGCTGGCCGGTCGCCGAAAGACCCTGCCGCCGGCTGTATCGAAAGCCAAAGCCAGTGCCAAGGACTTTGAGGCCGTCCTGCGGTTGATCGACGCTTCGCGGACCCGCGCCGTGGCGGCGGTCAATACGGCGTTGATCGAGCTGTACTGGAAGATCGGACAGTTTATTTCCCGGAGAATCGCCGGCGCGGGCTGGGGGCAGGGGACGGTCGAGGCTCTGGCCGAGCACATTCGACGACAGCAGCCGAATGCACGCGGGTTTTCGGCCAGTAATCTCTGGCGAATGATGCAATTCTTCGAGACTTATCGGGATCTGTCAAAACTCGCAGCGCTGTTGCGAGAATTGCCGTGGAGCCACCATCTGGCGATCCTGAGTCGGTGTAAGCGGGACGAAGAGCGTCAGTTCTACTTGCAGAGAGCGATCATCGAGCGGTGGTCGTTGCGGGAACTGCAACGCCAGCTTAATGGAGCGCTCTACGAGCGAGTTGCGCTCGCCGGACCGAATCTCGCACCAGCGTTGCGAGACACTCGGCCCGAAGCGGCGGCGATTTTCAAAGACAGCTATCTCGTCGAGTTCTTGAACTTGCCGATCGAGCATTCGGAAGCCGATCTGGAACAGGCCCTGATCGAACAGCTCCGGAAGTTCCTCATCGAACTGGGACGCGACTTCTGTTTTGTCGGCAGGCAGTTTCCGCTGCAGGTTGGCAGGCGAGATTTCGCCATTGATCTGCTGTTCTTCAACCGGGCTCTCAACTGCCTGGTGGCTTTCGAGCTGAAGATCGAAGAGTTTCAGCCCGAGCATCTCGGCAAGCTGGAATTCTACCTGGAGGCCCTCGATCGCAACGTGAAGAAGCCGCACGAGCAGCCCTCCATCGGCGTCCTGCTGTGCGCGACGCGGGATCACGAAGTCGTCGAGTATGCACTGAGCCGAGCGGCCTCTCCGGCGCTGGTGGCCGAGTACCAGACCCGGCTGCCGGACCGGAAACTGCTGCAGGCCAAGCTCCACGACTTCTATGCGTTTGCCGAATCGCAGGCGGGTGCTCAGTCGCCGCGCAAACTCAAACGCACGACAAAGCGATCGGTCTGA
- a CDS encoding P-loop NTPase fold protein produces the protein MSEADVLRRWICMLITGVGAGIIAHAAWRLHPSLPFGPALQFIEKLQPHCQYAIALAMSLLISFISLQNAPIGGIEWLRNNLRYPSVWVALLVAFGTFVLLEPDSKASDRIADLLWTDLALVVGMFAMSIAVVLMVRTFRAQSLPSRTSRQPSGHPSLNETWWDSDAPVERDADDRFGFKPIVDRVAAHLSSDSDFTLFLDGPYGSGKSSILAMARSRTVGEDNLVICRLSCWDFPTSEDVIHFILERAVEELGTRVDVTAFKRLPAKYGRAIFRDSGWLSQLFEFVQLLVPQFGQSPDRMISDLNRLIRQLNLRLVVEIEDLDRTGLDDRSLQPVWALIHHLRDADHISVIVAGSPENDFVRDAQKLFDFVETVPTLTASALQDDIALFEKKVFEQTGVIDCRDGERLPTLRVPNEVELAAHRAFRMTLDDTLDALQELVRTPRAWNLLLRETNADWDRLAGEIDFDDLVIANALRLFARPAFWYVDQFRAKEPRGRHTSHDSRAWSEMIRKAWRRVAIDEASKPAAWSLVRTLMGIGIYPEMDEKGEKVRSRPEYYCEGDAVVAIRPQSVLSHDFGDEYWRRIRNRDLGPNPVRDQELLRLNKDSQIDPNLRRELAAALVGDEGTASRWKRLTDGWPVTAALELADDVINELKSSSAESRRFEALAIVRRRLRSLTEGDESKIYEWIMRTSIENARCDWAVMTCLLDRWAKGDIGQDQLVSAKAREDLLKHVQATVADALRSERLRPIDYLRPTEEWSALAGVVSIAGTSIAHITGLASSGHEWIRELAEAIFEEAQQAPTKWTGHLIVLFWGVNGIQAAKDGAVPAFGVDLCRRAFSWISEQPIEHKGFCTGMGDRDWIRGEEVLQQARAWLEKDAESDQ, from the coding sequence ATGAGCGAAGCTGACGTACTTCGGCGTTGGATCTGCATGCTTATTACGGGAGTTGGTGCAGGCATCATCGCTCACGCAGCTTGGCGATTACATCCGAGCCTGCCGTTCGGACCGGCGTTGCAATTCATTGAAAAGCTGCAGCCTCATTGTCAGTACGCCATCGCTTTGGCAATGTCGCTACTAATCAGCTTCATTTCTCTGCAGAACGCCCCGATTGGAGGAATCGAGTGGCTTCGCAACAACTTGCGATATCCATCAGTCTGGGTCGCGCTCCTGGTTGCCTTTGGGACATTTGTTCTCTTGGAGCCCGACAGCAAGGCTTCGGACCGCATTGCCGACCTTCTGTGGACGGATTTGGCACTCGTCGTTGGAATGTTCGCTATGTCTATCGCCGTCGTTCTGATGGTCCGGACTTTTCGCGCGCAGTCGCTACCCTCCAGAACATCGCGACAACCGAGCGGTCATCCAAGCCTCAATGAAACATGGTGGGACTCTGACGCACCAGTTGAGCGCGACGCGGATGACCGATTCGGCTTCAAGCCGATTGTTGATCGTGTTGCCGCACATCTAAGCAGTGATTCAGACTTCACACTGTTTCTCGATGGACCGTACGGCAGCGGAAAATCGTCTATCCTCGCGATGGCGCGATCTCGCACTGTGGGCGAGGACAACCTAGTCATCTGCAGACTGAGCTGCTGGGATTTCCCAACTTCAGAAGACGTAATCCACTTCATCCTCGAACGGGCGGTAGAAGAGTTGGGGACCCGTGTTGATGTCACCGCGTTCAAACGGCTCCCTGCTAAGTACGGGCGAGCGATCTTTCGCGACTCTGGGTGGCTCTCGCAATTGTTCGAATTCGTACAGCTGCTCGTTCCGCAGTTTGGCCAGTCGCCAGACCGCATGATCAGCGACTTGAATCGGCTCATCCGGCAACTGAATCTCAGGTTGGTCGTGGAAATTGAAGATCTCGATCGAACCGGGCTAGATGACCGCTCTCTGCAGCCCGTGTGGGCGCTCATACATCACCTGCGCGACGCCGATCACATCAGCGTGATCGTAGCGGGCTCACCCGAAAATGATTTCGTCCGCGATGCGCAGAAGCTGTTCGACTTTGTCGAAACCGTACCCACGCTGACGGCGAGTGCCTTGCAAGACGACATCGCGCTCTTCGAGAAGAAGGTCTTTGAGCAGACGGGCGTGATCGACTGCCGCGACGGAGAGCGTCTTCCTACGCTACGTGTCCCGAACGAAGTCGAATTGGCCGCTCATCGCGCATTTAGAATGACTCTTGACGACACGCTCGATGCATTGCAGGAATTAGTAAGAACCCCGCGAGCATGGAATCTACTCCTACGAGAAACCAACGCAGACTGGGACCGTCTGGCGGGAGAGATCGACTTTGACGATTTGGTAATCGCGAACGCGCTCCGTCTCTTCGCTCGACCGGCATTCTGGTACGTCGACCAGTTTCGGGCCAAAGAGCCTCGAGGGAGGCACACAAGTCATGATAGTCGAGCGTGGAGCGAAATGATTCGCAAGGCTTGGAGGCGAGTCGCGATAGACGAAGCCTCTAAGCCGGCCGCGTGGTCCCTTGTTCGGACACTTATGGGAATCGGAATCTATCCGGAGATGGATGAGAAAGGCGAGAAGGTTCGATCAAGGCCGGAGTACTACTGCGAAGGGGACGCGGTCGTGGCGATTAGACCGCAGAGCGTGCTGTCCCACGACTTCGGTGACGAATACTGGCGGCGAATCCGCAATCGCGACCTCGGCCCGAATCCCGTCCGCGATCAAGAGCTACTGCGTCTCAACAAGGACAGCCAAATCGATCCGAATTTGAGACGAGAACTTGCAGCGGCACTGGTTGGCGACGAAGGTACTGCCAGCCGATGGAAGCGACTAACCGACGGCTGGCCGGTCACTGCTGCTCTTGAGTTGGCCGACGACGTCATCAACGAGTTGAAATCTTCGTCGGCCGAGTCAAGACGTTTCGAGGCGTTGGCAATCGTTCGACGGAGATTGCGGTCACTTACCGAAGGCGACGAATCGAAGATTTACGAGTGGATTATGCGGACGTCGATCGAGAATGCCCGTTGCGACTGGGCCGTAATGACTTGCCTCCTCGACCGATGGGCGAAAGGAGATATCGGACAGGATCAGCTGGTTTCAGCTAAAGCCCGAGAGGACCTGCTCAAGCACGTGCAGGCCACGGTTGCCGACGCGCTGCGTTCCGAAAGGCTACGTCCAATCGACTATCTGCGGCCGACAGAGGAGTGGAGTGCTCTGGCTGGAGTAGTCTCCATTGCGGGAACTTCCATCGCGCATATCACCGGGCTCGCTTCCAGCGGTCATGAATGGATTCGGGAGCTCGCGGAAGCGATTTTCGAAGAAGCACAGCAGGCCCCGACGAAATGGACGGGACACTTGATCGTTCTATTCTGGGGCGTCAATGGAATTCAGGCTGCAAAGGACGGGGCCGTACCTGCGTTCGGAGTCGATCTTTGCCGGCGTGCGTTCTCCTGGATTTCCGAGCAGCCAATCGAGCACAAAGGCTTCTGCACTGGCATGGGAGACCGCGACTGGATTCGCGGCGAAGAAGTTCTCCAGCAAGCCCGGGCATGGCTTGAAAAGGACGCGGAATCGGATCAGTGA